The following coding sequences are from one Ancylobacter sp. TS-1 window:
- a CDS encoding zinc-binding alcohol dehydrogenase, which yields MPETCDRPTRQLWCAAPGRYELRQAPLGERPADALTIRTIVSGISRGTERLVLEGGVPAGEHQRMRAPFQKGDFPFPVQYGYQSVGVVEAGPAEWIGHTVFALHPHQDHYDLPLAAAMPVPEGIPPERATLAANMETALNAMWDAGAGPGDRIVIVGGGVVGLLLTALACALPGADVTLVDVRPDRAALAESFGAAFALPDAVRDDADIVFHASASAAGLATALAAGGIEARIVEVSWYGDRAPAVPLGGAFHSRRLQLIASQVGAVSPLRRPRWPHARRLAKALDLLGDPRFDRLITHVVPFAQAADRLPHLLTREEDALAILLDYR from the coding sequence ATGCCGGAAACCTGTGACAGGCCCACGCGGCAGCTCTGGTGCGCGGCGCCGGGCCGCTATGAACTGAGGCAGGCTCCGCTCGGCGAACGGCCGGCCGATGCGTTGACCATCCGGACCATCGTGTCCGGCATCAGTCGCGGCACCGAGCGCCTCGTGCTGGAAGGCGGTGTGCCGGCCGGCGAGCACCAGCGCATGCGGGCGCCGTTCCAGAAGGGCGACTTCCCCTTCCCCGTCCAATATGGCTATCAGAGCGTCGGCGTCGTCGAGGCGGGGCCGGCGGAATGGATCGGGCACACCGTCTTCGCGCTGCACCCCCATCAGGACCACTATGACCTGCCGTTAGCGGCGGCGATGCCGGTGCCCGAGGGCATTCCCCCGGAGCGCGCGACACTGGCCGCCAATATGGAGACCGCCCTCAACGCGATGTGGGACGCCGGGGCCGGTCCGGGCGACCGCATCGTGATCGTCGGCGGCGGCGTGGTCGGCCTGCTGCTGACCGCGCTTGCATGCGCGCTGCCCGGCGCGGACGTCACTCTGGTGGATGTGAGGCCGGACCGGGCGGCGCTGGCCGAGAGCTTCGGCGCCGCCTTCGCCCTGCCGGATGCCGTCCGGGACGATGCCGACATCGTCTTTCATGCCAGCGCGAGCGCGGCGGGGCTGGCGACGGCGCTGGCGGCCGGGGGGATCGAGGCGAGGATCGTCGAGGTGAGCTGGTATGGCGACCGCGCGCCGGCGGTGCCGCTGGGCGGTGCCTTCCACAGTCGCCGCCTGCAACTGATCGCCTCGCAGGTCGGCGCCGTATCACCTTTGCGCAGGCCGCGCTGGCCGCATGCGCGCCGGCTCGCCAAGGCGCTCGACCTGCTCGGCGATCCGCGCTTCGACCGCCTGATCACCCATGTCGTCCCGTTCGCGCAGGCGGCGGACCGGCTGCCGCACCTGCTGACCCGCGAGGAGGACGCACTGGCGATCCTGCTCGATTATCGATGA
- a CDS encoding cytochrome b, with translation MPLADEGAPTAGTSARYSLAARRLHWIVAVLVACMIPLGLNMVARGEATNFDATTGSLYSLHKLTGFLLLWLVVLRVLVRLRRGAPAPVATLTPFERLASRVVHGALYALLLAVPLLGWAGVSAYPALDVFGLFSLPAILPPDEALANRLFSVHGLLALTLGVLALAHIAAALRHRFIKRDGVLARMWPPG, from the coding sequence ATGCCGCTGGCGGATGAAGGCGCTCCGACGGCCGGAACATCGGCCCGCTACAGCCTTGCGGCGCGGCGGCTGCACTGGATCGTCGCGGTCCTCGTCGCCTGCATGATCCCGCTTGGCCTGAATATGGTCGCCCGTGGCGAGGCGACGAACTTCGACGCGACCACCGGGTCGCTCTACAGCCTGCACAAGCTGACGGGCTTTCTCCTGCTGTGGCTGGTGGTCCTGCGCGTGCTGGTGAGGCTTCGGCGCGGCGCGCCGGCGCCGGTGGCGACGCTCACGCCGTTCGAGCGCCTCGCCTCGCGCGTGGTGCATGGCGCGCTCTACGCGCTGCTGCTCGCCGTGCCGCTGCTCGGCTGGGCCGGCGTCTCCGCCTATCCCGCGCTCGACGTCTTCGGGCTGTTCAGTCTTCCGGCGATCCTGCCGCCCGACGAGGCGCTGGCGAACCGCCTCTTCAGCGTGCACGGGCTGCTCGCGTTGACGCTCGGCGTGCTGGCGCTGGCGCATATCGCGGCGGCGCTGCGCCATCGCTTCATCAAGCGCGACGGCGTGCTCGCGCGCATGTGGCCGCCGGGCTGA
- the mdoH gene encoding glucans biosynthesis glucosyltransferase MdoH: protein MSLDEKIADGLFTGADAAERCVPTGVQSLRELRRRRALVLGLNAATYAGFVALFAYLLAHGGFTPLDGLLLLAFGLSTPWTILGFWNAVIGLWLLHGPGDPRRSVYPFAGKASDDASITARVAVVMALRNEDPERAFARLRTMRAELDRSGEGERFTWFILSDTTLDAVAGAEEALFRAWREELGPSPRLHYRRRSDNIGFKAGNIRDFVDRWGDEHELMLVLDADSLLGASTILRLVRIMQANPMLGILQSLVVGMPSRSAFARIFQFGMRHGMRSYTMGASWWAGDCGPYWGHNAVIRIAPFRAHCALPVLPGRGPLAGHILSHDQIEAVLMRRAGYEVRVLPEETESYEENPPHLTEFTRRDLRWCQGNMQYWRLLAMPGLKPMSRFQIAWAILMYVGAFAWVLFMVLATLKVFDVERADTPFPAGLGLTLFAVTFLMSLAPKLAGLLDVLLRPDERRRYGGAGRVLAGALLEFPFSVLLGPVVALRIAIFMVGLAFGRTVTWEAQARDAERLSWRTALRGLWPQFLFAVLMGGVLYAFAPAALVWAVPVLAGLLGAAPFAVLTAEPAVGRWLARRGLCATPEEQVPPPCLAAQDPAGRPAPAAA, encoded by the coding sequence ATGAGCCTGGACGAGAAGATTGCGGACGGCCTGTTCACGGGTGCGGACGCGGCGGAACGGTGCGTGCCGACCGGCGTGCAGTCGCTGCGCGAGCTTCGCCGGCGCCGCGCGCTGGTGCTGGGGCTGAACGCGGCGACCTATGCCGGGTTCGTTGCGCTGTTCGCCTATCTGCTCGCCCATGGCGGCTTTACGCCGCTGGACGGGTTGCTGCTTCTGGCTTTCGGCCTCTCGACCCCCTGGACCATTCTGGGCTTCTGGAACGCGGTGATCGGCCTGTGGCTGCTGCACGGCCCCGGCGACCCCCGGCGGTCGGTCTATCCCTTTGCCGGCAAGGCGTCGGACGACGCGTCGATCACCGCGCGCGTGGCGGTGGTGATGGCGCTGCGGAACGAGGATCCCGAGCGCGCCTTCGCCCGGCTGCGCACCATGCGCGCCGAGCTTGACCGCAGCGGCGAGGGCGAGCGTTTCACCTGGTTCATTCTCTCCGATACGACCCTCGACGCCGTCGCCGGGGCGGAGGAGGCCCTGTTCCGGGCGTGGCGCGAGGAACTCGGGCCGTCGCCGCGTCTGCACTATCGCCGCCGCAGCGACAATATCGGCTTCAAGGCCGGCAATATCCGCGACTTCGTCGATCGCTGGGGTGACGAGCACGAGCTGATGCTGGTGCTCGACGCCGACAGCCTTCTCGGCGCGTCCACCATCCTGCGCCTCGTGCGGATCATGCAGGCGAACCCCATGCTCGGCATCCTGCAGAGCCTCGTCGTGGGCATGCCGTCGCGTTCGGCCTTCGCGCGCATCTTCCAGTTCGGCATGCGGCACGGCATGCGCTCCTACACGATGGGCGCGTCGTGGTGGGCGGGCGATTGCGGCCCCTATTGGGGGCATAACGCGGTGATCCGCATCGCGCCCTTCAGGGCGCATTGCGCGCTGCCCGTGCTGCCGGGCAGGGGGCCGCTCGCCGGGCATATCCTCTCGCACGACCAGATCGAGGCGGTGCTGATGCGCCGCGCCGGATACGAGGTCCGCGTGCTGCCGGAAGAGACCGAGAGTTACGAGGAGAACCCGCCGCACCTGACCGAGTTCACGCGGCGCGACCTGCGCTGGTGCCAGGGCAACATGCAGTACTGGCGCCTGCTCGCCATGCCCGGCCTCAAGCCGATGAGCCGGTTCCAGATCGCCTGGGCGATCCTGATGTATGTCGGCGCCTTCGCCTGGGTCCTCTTCATGGTGCTGGCGACGCTAAAGGTGTTCGACGTCGAGCGCGCCGACACGCCGTTCCCCGCCGGCCTCGGGCTGACGCTGTTCGCGGTCACCTTCCTGATGAGCCTCGCGCCGAAGCTCGCCGGCCTGCTCGACGTGCTGCTGCGGCCCGACGAACGGCGCCGTTATGGCGGCGCCGGCCGGGTTCTCGCCGGCGCGCTGCTGGAGTTCCCGTTCTCGGTGCTGCTGGGGCCGGTGGTCGCGTTGCGCATCGCGATCTTCATGGTCGGCCTCGCCTTCGGGCGGACCGTGACATGGGAGGCGCAGGCGCGCGACGCCGAGCGCCTGTCGTGGCGCACCGCCTTGCGCGGGCTGTGGCCGCAATTCCTTTTCGCCGTGCTGATGGGGGGCGTCCTCTACGCCTTCGCGCCCGCCGCGCTGGTCTGGGCAGTGCCGGTTCTGGCGGGCCTGCTCGGCGCCGCGCCCTTCGCCGTGCTCACCGCCGAGCCGGCCGTGGGGCGCTGGCTCGCCCGGCGCGGACTGTGCGCGACGCCGGAGGAGCAGGTGCCGCCGCCATGCCTCGCGGCACAGGACCCGGCGGGCCGGCCGGCACCGGCCGCGGCCTGA
- a CDS encoding glycosyltransferase family 4 protein has product MSGFAFAIPGDIELATGGYGYDRRLIAECRRAGRAVTHVALPDGFPFPSPEEIAASAARLGALPAGQAVLIDGLAMGALPAALLSGLRRPIAALVHHPLALEAGLDERQRAGLAASERAALALAAAVIVTSPSTARLLERDYGVARDRLVVAVPGTDPRPPARGTGAPPRLLAVGAVIPRKAHGVLVEALAALSALDWSCRIVGASDRDGEETRRLRQHIAAHGLGDRIMLTGAISEPALAREFDAADLFVSASLFEGYGMALTEAIAHGLPVVASRAGAIPDTLPPAACVLVPPNDPAALAGALGTLLREPARRRELARNAREHAASLPGWPETAATVMNALREIAR; this is encoded by the coding sequence GTGAGCGGTTTCGCCTTCGCCATCCCGGGCGACATCGAACTGGCCACCGGCGGCTATGGCTATGACCGGCGGCTGATCGCCGAATGCCGCCGCGCCGGCCGCGCGGTGACACATGTCGCCCTGCCCGACGGCTTTCCCTTTCCCTCGCCGGAGGAGATCGCCGCCAGCGCGGCGCGGCTCGGGGCGTTGCCGGCCGGACAGGCGGTGCTGATCGACGGGCTCGCCATGGGCGCCCTGCCGGCGGCGCTGCTGAGCGGTCTGCGTCGTCCCATCGCGGCTCTCGTCCACCATCCGCTGGCGCTGGAGGCCGGCCTCGATGAGCGCCAGCGCGCGGGGCTGGCGGCCAGCGAACGCGCGGCGCTGGCGCTGGCTGCCGCCGTCATCGTCACCAGCCCTTCGACCGCCCGGCTGCTGGAACGGGACTATGGCGTCGCGCGCGACCGGCTCGTCGTCGCGGTTCCCGGCACCGATCCGCGCCCGCCCGCCCGGGGCACCGGCGCCCCGCCGCGGCTGCTCGCGGTCGGCGCGGTGATACCGCGCAAGGCGCATGGGGTGCTGGTCGAGGCTCTGGCCGCACTGTCCGCGCTGGACTGGTCCTGCCGCATCGTCGGCGCGAGCGACCGCGACGGCGAGGAGACGCGCCGGCTGCGGCAGCACATCGCCGCGCACGGGCTCGGCGACCGCATCATGCTGACCGGGGCGATCTCCGAGCCGGCTCTGGCGCGCGAATTCGATGCCGCCGACCTGTTCGTCTCGGCGTCGCTTTTCGAGGGCTACGGCATGGCCCTGACCGAAGCCATCGCCCACGGGCTCCCGGTGGTGGCGAGCCGGGCCGGCGCCATTCCCGACACGCTGCCGCCGGCCGCCTGCGTGCTGGTTCCGCCGAACGACCCCGCCGCGCTTGCCGGGGCCCTCGGCACGCTATTGCGCGAGCCGGCGCGGCGGCGGGAACTGGCGCGGAATGCGCGCGAGCACGCGGCATCGCTCCCGGGCTGGCCGGAAACCGCCGCCACCGTCATGAACGCCCTGCGGGAGATCGCCCGATGA
- a CDS encoding helix-turn-helix transcriptional regulator, whose product MNTEGVYGLWDALSDFEANQFAAAAAHLMSSLCTATSAWNATWAGAVRMPDPAADDPLQGWRVAAVQALHPVPPHPGDEHFKAILEVWERREIDPSFLLPMRGVGTFRTYSFRRELPASWFETPFYERHYGSVGTHDAVFVAFPLNDDCESHFGFYAGRTFTDAEIALLEQVLRGIKWFHRQLILSHGLMMATSPLTATERRVLHLLLTKSSEKEIGSRLDMATSTAHQHVTRIYRKFGVRSRAELMSIWLNRAG is encoded by the coding sequence ATGAACACCGAAGGCGTGTACGGCCTGTGGGACGCGCTGTCCGATTTCGAGGCCAACCAGTTCGCGGCGGCGGCGGCGCATCTGATGTCCTCTCTCTGCACGGCGACGAGCGCCTGGAACGCGACCTGGGCCGGGGCTGTGCGCATGCCCGATCCGGCGGCCGACGATCCGCTCCAGGGGTGGCGTGTTGCCGCAGTCCAGGCGCTGCACCCCGTTCCCCCGCATCCGGGAGACGAGCATTTCAAGGCCATTCTGGAGGTCTGGGAACGGCGCGAGATCGACCCTTCCTTCCTGCTGCCCATGCGCGGCGTGGGCACGTTCCGCACCTATTCCTTCCGCCGGGAGCTTCCCGCGTCGTGGTTCGAAACGCCGTTCTATGAGCGCCACTATGGTTCGGTGGGTACCCATGACGCCGTGTTCGTCGCCTTTCCGCTGAACGACGACTGCGAATCGCATTTCGGCTTCTATGCCGGCCGGACCTTCACGGATGCCGAGATCGCGCTGCTGGAACAGGTTCTGCGCGGCATAAAGTGGTTTCACCGCCAGCTGATCCTGAGCCACGGCCTCATGATGGCCACCTCGCCCCTGACCGCGACCGAGCGGCGCGTGCTGCACCTGCTGCTTACCAAATCCTCGGAGAAGGAGATTGGCAGCCGGCTCGACATGGCGACGTCCACCGCGCATCAGCATGTCACCCGCATCTACCGCAAGTTCGGCGTGCGCAGCCGGGCCGAGCTGATGAGCATCTGGCTCAACCGCGCCGGCTAG
- a CDS encoding trans-aconitate 2-methyltransferase codes for MSGFDADWLALREPVDHASRNAGLAARVREHFAGLPSLAVVDLGCGTGSNLRALAPSLPARQHWHLIDGDGALLDAARHQLADWADRAQATAGGLELHKDELRIDVRFEGADLTRRDLDFGGEGAGLVTAAALFDLVSRDWLERLVAALAPRRVPLYSVLNYDGIARWQPADALDARVVAAFNRHQRGDKGFGPALGPEAGEALAGILTRHGYSTFSGDSPWELTQRDSGLIARLTEGFARAAGEIEPDAREVFADWAESRAGARTTIGHRDTFAVA; via the coding sequence ATGAGCGGCTTCGACGCCGACTGGCTGGCGCTGCGCGAGCCGGTCGACCATGCCTCCCGGAACGCGGGACTCGCGGCGCGGGTTCGCGAGCATTTCGCCGGGCTCCCCTCGCTCGCCGTGGTCGATCTCGGCTGCGGCACCGGCTCCAATCTGCGCGCGCTGGCGCCGTCGCTGCCCGCGCGCCAGCACTGGCATCTGATCGACGGCGACGGCGCCCTGCTGGACGCGGCGCGGCATCAGCTCGCCGACTGGGCCGACCGCGCGCAGGCGACCGCCGGCGGCCTCGAACTGCACAAGGACGAACTGCGGATCGATGTTCGCTTCGAAGGCGCCGATCTCACGCGCCGCGACCTCGACTTCGGAGGCGAGGGCGCCGGGCTGGTGACGGCGGCGGCGCTGTTCGATCTCGTCTCGCGGGACTGGCTGGAGCGTCTCGTCGCCGCGCTGGCGCCGCGGCGCGTGCCGCTCTATTCGGTGCTGAACTATGACGGCATCGCCCGCTGGCAGCCGGCCGACGCACTTGACGCGCGGGTGGTCGCCGCCTTCAACCGGCACCAGCGCGGCGACAAGGGCTTCGGGCCGGCGCTGGGACCGGAGGCCGGCGAGGCGCTGGCGGGCATCCTGACGCGCCATGGCTACTCCACCTTTTCCGGTGACAGCCCGTGGGAGCTGACTCAGCGGGATTCCGGGCTGATCGCCCGCCTCACCGAGGGTTTCGCCCGCGCCGCCGGCGAGATCGAGCCGGATGCGCGTGAGGTCTTCGCGGACTGGGCCGAAAGCCGGGCCGGAGCACGGACGACGATCGGTCATCGCGATACCTTCGCCGTCGCCTGA
- a CDS encoding RibD family protein, whose translation MNRRETPLDPLVALYEPIQRHRGAPFVIAQLGQSLDGRIATPTGKSRDINGCSGMDHLHRLRAIADVVVVGVGTVLADDPQLTTRRVPGRSPARAVIDRTGRSSRGSRWLQADGCRRIVFSENAEGWPDDVERIGPDHDPDIFEPDRLVAALAARGHRIILIEGGAATISRFIDAGRVDRLHICLSPIILGSGRPGLDLRPIDDLDDALRPAAQSYLLDDGNILYDCDLRSAPEGGTDAAGG comes from the coding sequence TTGAATCGTCGCGAAACCCCGCTCGATCCGCTTGTCGCCCTCTACGAGCCGATCCAGCGACATCGCGGAGCGCCGTTCGTCATCGCCCAGCTCGGCCAGTCGCTCGACGGGCGTATCGCCACGCCCACCGGGAAGTCCCGGGACATCAACGGCTGTTCCGGCATGGATCACCTGCACCGCCTGCGCGCGATCGCGGATGTGGTGGTGGTCGGGGTCGGCACTGTCCTGGCCGACGACCCCCAGCTGACCACGCGGCGGGTTCCGGGCCGCAGCCCGGCCCGCGCCGTCATCGACCGCACCGGCCGGTCCTCGCGCGGGTCCCGATGGCTGCAGGCGGATGGCTGCCGCCGCATCGTGTTCTCGGAGAATGCGGAGGGGTGGCCGGACGACGTGGAGCGGATCGGCCCCGACCACGATCCCGACATCTTCGAGCCGGACCGCCTCGTTGCCGCGCTGGCGGCGCGCGGGCACCGGATCATCCTGATCGAGGGTGGGGCTGCGACGATCTCGCGCTTCATCGATGCCGGGCGGGTCGACCGCCTTCATATCTGCCTCTCGCCCATCATTCTCGGATCGGGACGGCCGGGCCTCGACCTCCGGCCCATCGACGATCTCGACGACGCGCTACGCCCGGCGGCGCAGTCCTATCTCCTCGACGACGGCAACATCCTCTATGATTGCGACCTTCGCAGCGCGCCCGAGGGAGGCACCGATGCCGCTGGCGGATGA
- a CDS encoding 6-carboxytetrahydropterin synthase encodes MYCVEVRDRIMIAHSLPDPFFGPAQGLHGATFVVDVAFFREELTSQNVVVDIGAALEVLASTLKPLAYQNLDALPAFAGKLTTTEFLARHIFDAMADAARSGALGAEGEGLAKIRVTLHETDLARASYEGRPG; translated from the coding sequence ATGTACTGTGTCGAGGTTCGCGACCGCATCATGATCGCCCATTCGCTGCCCGACCCGTTCTTCGGGCCGGCACAGGGGCTGCACGGCGCGACCTTCGTCGTCGATGTCGCCTTCTTCCGCGAGGAGCTGACGTCGCAGAACGTGGTCGTCGACATCGGCGCCGCGCTGGAGGTTCTGGCGTCGACGCTGAAGCCGCTGGCCTATCAGAACCTCGACGCGCTGCCCGCCTTCGCCGGCAAGCTCACCACCACCGAATTTCTGGCGCGGCACATCTTCGATGCCATGGCCGACGCCGCCCGCAGCGGGGCGCTGGGCGCGGAGGGGGAAGGTCTCGCGAAGATCCGCGTCACCCTTCACGAAACCGACCTCGCGCGGGCGAGCTATGAAGGACGGCCCGGCTGA